The sequence ATGTTGGCGGAGAATAAATTATTAAAGGGGGGAGTAGTACTGGCTGTGTTTTATTTGTTGTGGTTCCAACAAAAAGACTATCGCAAAAGGCTGATCATTACTTTCATGGCTTCATTTGTGGCGGAAGTGGCTACCATTATTTTGTCCTTGACTTTGCCGTTTCGTGCTCGTCCCTATACCGATACTGATATTGTTTTTAATGAACCTGTACAAGTGGATCATTGGTGGAACAATGCTATCAGTTCTTTCCCCAGCGATCATGCAACCATGTTCACCGTGCTGGGCGTTGGTGTGTTATTGTGTGACCGAAAAATCGGAACCTATGTTATCAGCTATATTTTGATATTTATATTGGCCCCCCGTTTGTATTTGGGCTTGCATTATTTCACTGACTTGGTATCAGGTGCTTTGATTGGGATGA is a genomic window of Sediminibacterium sp. TEGAF015 containing:
- a CDS encoding phosphatase PAP2 family protein, giving the protein MPPFYIDKLITLFLNRFAHLSPYFDHFVYMLAENKLLKGGVVLAVFYLLWFQQKDYRKRLIITFMASFVAEVATIILSLTLPFRARPYTDTDIVFNEPVQVDHWWNNAISSFPSDHATMFTVLGVGVLLCDRKIGTYVISYILIFILAPRLYLGLHYFTDLVSGALIGMIMVWISFQLRHVKKVAAFIEQFADQKPQYFYPLMFLITYQLVDLFTESREILGFIRHPFKY